From bacterium, a single genomic window includes:
- a CDS encoding pyridoxal phosphate-dependent aminotransferase family protein encodes MGLLDKCYEYKDSAQVKSMGLYPYFRPITTGQHTWVTLANGKRVLMMGSNSYMGLTDDPRVKEAAIEAIKKYGTGCAGSRFLNGTLIIHQELEEELADFVGKESALLYSTGFMVNQGVISTLVKSGEYIITDKLDHASIIDGAMLSRGKMVRFKHNDMDHLELVLSKLPRDAGKLIVIDGVFSMDGDIARLPKIVELAEKYNAAVMVDDAHALGVLGPNGEGTAAHFELTEKVDLIMATFSKSLASIGGFVAGDEEVMEYLRHHSRALIFSASPPPASVAAARKALEIIKTEPWRRERLWQITKFMQDELRRLGFNIGVTETPIVPIIVGDIMTALKMNKMLEDESVFVNPVVPPAVQPNQCLIRLSFMATHTDEDLEFALEKLEKVGKKLGVI; translated from the coding sequence ATGGGACTTCTCGATAAATGCTATGAATACAAAGATTCTGCACAGGTAAAAAGCATGGGGTTGTATCCATACTTCAGACCGATAACCACAGGTCAGCACACATGGGTTACGCTCGCCAATGGGAAAAGGGTTCTCATGATGGGCTCAAACAGCTACATGGGCCTTACGGATGACCCAAGAGTAAAAGAAGCTGCCATAGAGGCGATAAAGAAATACGGCACTGGTTGTGCGGGGTCACGATTTTTGAATGGCACATTAATAATTCATCAGGAGCTCGAGGAAGAGCTCGCGGATTTCGTTGGTAAGGAATCAGCACTCCTTTACTCGACGGGATTTATGGTGAATCAAGGGGTTATATCGACGCTTGTAAAGTCAGGCGAATATATCATAACCGATAAGCTCGATCACGCTTCAATAATAGACGGCGCCATGCTTTCTCGAGGCAAAATGGTGCGGTTCAAACACAACGATATGGACCACCTTGAACTCGTGCTCTCCAAGCTTCCCAGGGACGCAGGCAAGCTTATAGTTATCGACGGCGTTTTCTCCATGGATGGTGATATAGCGAGGCTTCCTAAAATAGTTGAGCTCGCGGAGAAGTACAACGCAGCAGTAATGGTCGATGATGCACACGCACTTGGCGTTCTGGGACCCAATGGCGAGGGCACGGCGGCGCATTTCGAGCTTACCGAAAAAGTTGACCTTATAATGGCTACATTCAGCAAATCGCTGGCGTCCATAGGCGGCTTTGTCGCAGGCGATGAAGAAGTAATGGAATACCTAAGACACCATTCGCGCGCGCTAATTTTTTCTGCAAGCCCACCACCAGCCTCAGTAGCAGCGGCAAGAAAAGCGCTTGAGATAATAAAAACTGAGCCATGGCGCAGGGAAAGATTGTGGCAAATAACCAAGTTCATGCAGGACGAGCTGAGAAGGCTTGGATTCAACATAGGCGTAACGGAAACCCCCATAGTACCGATAATAGTTGGCGACATAATGACAGCGCTTAAAATGAACAAAATGCTCGAGGACGAAAGTGTGTTCGTGAATCCAGTAGTCCCGCCCGCAGTTCAGCCGAATCAATGCCTTATAAGGCTTTCGTTTATGGCAACGCATA